In one window of Thermus aquaticus DNA:
- a CDS encoding NTP transferase domain-containing protein, which translates to MEAVVLAGGEEAWARKYGVRSKALVPFRGRPMAEWVLEALRGAGLPAVYLGENPGLSPAPRLTLPDQGSLLANLEAALAHVEGRVLVATADIPHLTPEAVRFVLERAPEAALVYPIVPKEAVEARFPGNRRTYARLKEGTFTGGNLLLLDKALFFQALPLARRVVALRKRPLALARLIGLDILLKLLLGRLSLPELEARARRILGVEAQALVTPYPEVGVDVDKEEDLVS; encoded by the coding sequence ATGGAGGCCGTCGTCTTGGCTGGGGGCGAAGAGGCCTGGGCCAGGAAGTATGGGGTGCGGAGCAAGGCCCTGGTCCCCTTTAGGGGAAGGCCCATGGCGGAGTGGGTTTTGGAGGCCCTAAGGGGGGCGGGCCTTCCCGCGGTCTACCTGGGCGAGAACCCGGGGCTTTCCCCCGCTCCCAGGCTCACCCTGCCCGACCAGGGAAGCCTCCTCGCCAACCTGGAGGCCGCCTTAGCCCACGTGGAGGGGCGGGTCCTGGTGGCCACCGCCGACATCCCCCACCTGACCCCGGAGGCGGTGCGGTTTGTGCTGGAGAGGGCCCCGGAGGCGGCCCTGGTCTACCCCATCGTGCCCAAGGAGGCCGTGGAGGCCCGCTTTCCCGGAAACCGCCGCACCTACGCCAGGCTCAAGGAGGGCACCTTCACCGGGGGCAACCTTCTCCTTCTGGACAAGGCCCTCTTCTTCCAGGCCCTGCCCCTGGCCAGGCGGGTGGTGGCCTTGAGGAAGAGGCCCCTCGCCCTGGCGCGCCTCATCGGCCTGGACATTCTCCTGAAGCTCCTTTTGGGGAGGCTTTCCCTTCCCGAGCTGGAGGCCCGGGCCAGGCGGATCCTGGGGGTGGAGGCCCAGGCCCTCGTCACCCCCTACCCCGAGGTGGGGGTGGACGTGGACAAGGAGGAGGACCTGGTAAGCTAG
- a CDS encoding GNAT family N-acetyltransferase, which yields MEAMRTQSLSLRPVQLSDAALLQELFLKSPGYFALIGMEPPGLEDVIRDLHTLEKDPRRRAFLLFLEREAVGYLDYKLHYPKAEEATLSLLLIREDRQGQGLGQRALRHLMENLVGVKRLYAVVYGQNPRAKDFFLKEGFRHVKDGGPAVSWYVRALRAGPDEGLL from the coding sequence ATGGAGGCGATGCGGACCCAAAGCTTAAGCCTCCGCCCGGTCCAGCTCTCGGACGCCGCCCTCCTCCAAGAGCTCTTCCTGAAGAGCCCCGGCTACTTCGCCCTGATCGGCATGGAGCCCCCGGGCCTCGAGGACGTGATCCGGGACCTCCACACCCTGGAGAAGGACCCCCGCCGCCGGGCCTTCCTCCTCTTCCTGGAAAGGGAGGCCGTGGGCTACCTGGACTACAAGCTCCACTACCCCAAGGCGGAGGAGGCCACCCTGAGCCTTCTCCTCATCCGGGAGGACCGCCAGGGCCAGGGCCTGGGCCAGAGGGCCCTCCGCCACCTCATGGAGAACCTGGTGGGCGTGAAGCGCCTCTACGCCGTGGTCTACGGCCAAAACCCTAGGGCCAAGGACTTCTTCCTAAAAGAGGGCTTCCGCCACGTAAAGGATGGAGGCCCCGCCGTGAGCTGGTACGTGCGCGCGCTCCGGGCGGGGCCCGACGAGGGCCTACTCTAG
- a CDS encoding ferredoxin, producing the protein MPHVICEPCIGVKDQSCVEVCPVECIYDGGDQFYIHPEECIDCGACVPACPVNAIFPEEDVPEQWKSYIEKNRKLAGLE; encoded by the coding sequence ATGCCGCACGTGATCTGCGAGCCCTGCATCGGCGTGAAGGACCAGTCCTGCGTGGAGGTCTGCCCCGTGGAGTGCATCTATGACGGAGGGGATCAGTTCTACATCCACCCGGAGGAGTGCATTGACTGCGGGGCCTGCGTGCCCGCCTGCCCGGTGAACGCCATCTTCCCCGAAGAGGACGTTCCCGAGCAGTGGAAGTCCTACATTGAGAAAAACCGTAAGCTGGCCGGCCTAGAGTAG